A genome region from Streptomyces antimycoticus includes the following:
- a CDS encoding DUF742 domain-containing protein has protein sequence MTPPPASPGPYGGHHQSPYGGEGDQPLVRPYAMTGGRTRPRYQLAIEALVSTTADPVHLQGLLPEHQRICHLCQEVKSVAEVSALLNIPLGVARILVADLAEAGMVAIHQPGGGSEAGGTPDVTLLERVLSGLRKL, from the coding sequence ATGACCCCGCCCCCCGCCTCGCCCGGCCCGTACGGCGGCCATCACCAATCGCCGTACGGGGGTGAAGGCGACCAGCCATTGGTGCGCCCGTATGCCATGACCGGTGGCCGGACCCGGCCGCGCTACCAGCTCGCCATCGAGGCGCTGGTCAGCACCACGGCCGACCCCGTGCATCTGCAGGGGCTGCTCCCCGAGCACCAGCGGATCTGCCATCTGTGCCAGGAGGTCAAGTCGGTCGCCGAGGTCTCGGCGCTGCTGAACATACCCCTGGGTGTGGCACGGATCCTGGTGGCGGACCTGGCAGAGGCCGGCATGGTGGCGATCCACCAGCCCGGGGGCGGTTCGGAAGCGGGCGGTACCCCGGATGTGACACTGCTCGAAAGGGTGCTCAGTGGACTTCGCAAGCTCTAG
- a CDS encoding GTP-binding protein — protein MDFASSSGAARSTTSAKIVVAGGFGVGKTTFVGAVSEINPLRTEAVMTSASAGIDDLTHAPDKTTTTVAMDFGRITLDQDLILYLFGTPGQDRFWFMWDDLVRGAIGAVVLVDTRRLADCFPAVDYFENSGLPFVIALNGFDGHQPYTPEEVREALQIGPDAPIIITDARHRSEAKSALITLVEHALMARLR, from the coding sequence GTGGACTTCGCAAGCTCTAGCGGTGCAGCCCGCTCCACCACCTCCGCGAAAATCGTGGTGGCGGGCGGCTTCGGCGTGGGCAAGACCACGTTCGTCGGCGCGGTCTCGGAGATCAACCCGCTGCGCACCGAAGCCGTGATGACCTCCGCCTCGGCGGGGATCGACGACTTGACCCACGCACCGGACAAGACCACCACCACGGTGGCGATGGACTTCGGCCGCATCACGCTGGACCAGGACCTGATCCTGTACCTGTTCGGCACGCCCGGCCAGGACCGCTTCTGGTTCATGTGGGACGACCTGGTCCGCGGTGCCATCGGCGCGGTCGTCCTGGTGGACACCCGCCGCCTCGCCGACTGCTTCCCCGCGGTCGACTACTTCGAGAACTCCGGACTGCCCTTCGTCATCGCCCTCAACGGCTTCGACGGACACCAGCCGTACACCCCCGAAGAGGTCCGCGAGGCCCTGCAGATCGGCCCCGACGCGCCGATCATCATCACCGACGCCCGCCACCGCAGCGAGGCCAAGAGCGCGCTCATCACGCTGGTCGAGCACGCGTTGATGGCCCGGCTGCGGTAG
- a CDS encoding nitrate- and nitrite sensing domain-containing protein, whose product MRRSKPDPAQDARGNFTPPPRSGTAASPAEAPDPPSGGRISPRNWRVRGRLYAILLIPVLVALVFGGFQVASSVSTWNEARDAERTAQVVRAATTYAHALVNERDLSAGPLLSGTNEATVTKARATSDAAKKDFDKAVADMPQTPTMKRRLKAFRAAEPQLASLRRNAYTDRLNGVKTEEGYVAVEHGLIEFANELGLGTGNITSYGRTVYAVSLAKGAESLQRSIGTHLLVKPGPSATDRKTQLTSFTSYVYLEGIALGEFEAAGTPQDVTRLEDTLTAAEKRAQEQIAEAKRKAEADGKKFVAPPGMDRMLKAIGSGASPTALAAQGVTPDAWFSASTIKFNAYRDVEQTLVNRAVDEAAQISSDARRDAIVNGAIVVLALLAAFFVAGRMARSMSHSMRQLRNAAFDVAEKRLPAVVDQLSRTDPGRVDTRVSSIPINTRDEIGEVARAFDQVHREAIRLAAEQAMLRGGVNAIFTNLSSRNQGLIERQLTLISELESREADPDQLEHLFRLDHLATRMRRNGENLLILAGEEPGRRWNQPVPLIDVLRAASSEVESYERIELAGISESEIHGTAVTDLVHLLAELLENATTFSSPHTKVRVTSTRLPDGRVVVEIHDKGIGLTAEDFADINHKLANPPTVDATVSQRMGLFVVGRLADRHSIRVQLRPSGEQAGTTSLVMLPEAITHGGGGEELPQDDFTVSRIVPEPRPAPAFEDVGELSSRTAAELGFDDSAYDRDQGHHQFQGQYSGMGATGSERDPRPGQTPVDPLGQSAYQNSGYSQPEADYATQTEPEQQPYIGYNSPSQQGEWGDSGSFEMPYASQFGAEAESGPSAPEVSRDRVEFHRPGPSPSGIHSMTDAGLPRRDRQWQPSEETGTQGMVGDPAPPRAPERPRQTPQQQEDSAPWQSENDQRWHRAERLRDPKAGGVTTSGLPRRVPKANLVEGSAEPTGQGGPQVSRAPEDIRGRLSNLRRGVQRGRSAGSGTPGRDQHDQQGFGPGSTYDQER is encoded by the coding sequence GTGAGGCGAAGCAAGCCGGACCCCGCGCAAGACGCGCGAGGGAACTTCACCCCGCCGCCGCGTTCAGGCACAGCGGCGTCGCCCGCCGAGGCACCCGATCCACCCAGTGGTGGTCGGATCTCCCCTCGGAACTGGCGGGTGCGCGGCCGGCTGTACGCGATCCTGCTCATCCCCGTGCTCGTCGCCCTGGTCTTCGGTGGTTTCCAGGTCGCCTCCTCGGTCTCCACCTGGAACGAGGCGCGGGACGCCGAGCGCACCGCCCAGGTCGTCCGGGCCGCCACCACCTACGCCCACGCCCTGGTCAACGAGCGCGACCTGAGCGCGGGCCCGCTGCTCAGCGGCACCAACGAGGCCACGGTCACCAAGGCGCGGGCCACCAGCGACGCGGCGAAGAAGGACTTCGACAAGGCCGTCGCCGATATGCCGCAGACGCCGACCATGAAGCGCCGCCTCAAAGCCTTCAGAGCCGCCGAACCGCAGCTGGCCTCCCTGCGCCGCAACGCCTACACCGACCGCCTGAACGGTGTGAAGACCGAAGAGGGCTATGTCGCCGTCGAGCACGGGCTGATCGAGTTCGCCAATGAACTGGGCCTGGGCACCGGCAATATCACGTCGTACGGCCGTACCGTCTACGCGGTATCCCTGGCCAAGGGCGCGGAGTCGCTGCAGCGCTCCATCGGCACCCATCTGCTGGTCAAGCCCGGCCCGTCCGCGACCGACCGCAAGACCCAGCTCACCTCCTTCACCTCGTACGTCTATCTCGAGGGCATCGCGCTCGGGGAGTTCGAGGCGGCCGGCACACCGCAGGACGTGACCCGGCTCGAGGACACCCTCACCGCGGCCGAGAAGCGTGCGCAGGAGCAAATCGCCGAGGCGAAGCGGAAGGCCGAGGCGGACGGCAAGAAGTTCGTTGCGCCGCCCGGTATGGACCGGATGCTCAAGGCCATCGGCAGCGGCGCCTCGCCCACCGCGCTGGCCGCCCAGGGGGTCACCCCGGACGCCTGGTTCAGCGCCTCCACGATCAAGTTCAACGCCTACCGGGACGTCGAGCAGACCCTGGTGAACAGAGCCGTGGACGAGGCGGCGCAGATCTCCTCGGACGCCCGCCGCGATGCGATCGTGAACGGCGCGATCGTGGTGCTGGCACTGCTCGCCGCCTTCTTCGTGGCCGGCCGGATGGCCCGCTCGATGAGCCATTCCATGCGGCAACTGCGCAACGCCGCCTTCGACGTCGCCGAGAAGCGGCTGCCCGCGGTGGTCGACCAGCTCTCCCGCACCGACCCGGGACGGGTGGACACCCGGGTCAGCTCGATACCGATCAACACCAGGGACGAGATCGGCGAGGTGGCCCGCGCCTTCGACCAGGTGCACCGTGAGGCGATCCGGCTCGCGGCCGAGCAGGCGATGCTGCGCGGCGGCGTCAACGCGATCTTCACCAACCTTTCCAGTCGCAACCAGGGACTGATCGAGCGGCAGCTGACCCTGATCTCCGAACTGGAGAGCCGGGAGGCCGATCCGGACCAGCTGGAGCACCTCTTCCGGCTGGACCACCTGGCCACCCGTATGCGGCGCAACGGCGAGAACCTCCTGATCCTCGCGGGCGAGGAGCCCGGCCGGCGCTGGAACCAGCCGGTGCCGCTGATCGATGTGCTGCGCGCCGCCTCCTCGGAGGTGGAGTCCTACGAGCGCATCGAGCTGGCCGGTATCTCCGAGAGCGAGATCCACGGCACCGCGGTGACCGACCTGGTGCACCTCCTGGCCGAGCTGCTGGAGAACGCCACCACCTTCTCCTCCCCGCACACCAAGGTGCGGGTCACCTCGACCCGGCTGCCCGACGGCCGGGTGGTGGTGGAGATCCACGACAAGGGCATCGGCCTGACCGCCGAGGACTTCGCGGACATCAACCACAAGCTGGCCAATCCGCCGACGGTGGACGCCACGGTCTCCCAGCGCATGGGGCTGTTCGTGGTCGGCCGCCTCGCCGACCGGCACAGCATCCGGGTCCAGCTGCGCCCCTCCGGGGAGCAGGCGGGCACCACATCGCTGGTGATGCTGCCCGAGGCGATCACCCACGGCGGTGGCGGCGAGGAGCTGCCCCAGGACGACTTCACGGTCTCCCGGATCGTCCCCGAGCCGCGGCCCGCCCCGGCCTTCGAGGACGTCGGCGAGCTGTCCTCGCGCACCGCCGCGGAGCTGGGTTTCGACGACTCCGCGTACGACCGGGACCAGGGACATCACCAGTTTCAGGGCCAGTACAGCGGAATGGGGGCCACCGGGTCCGAGCGGGATCCCCGGCCCGGCCAGACGCCGGTCGATCCGCTGGGGCAGTCGGCGTACCAGAATTCCGGCTATTCGCAACCGGAAGCGGATTACGCAACTCAAACGGAACCCGAACAGCAGCCGTACATCGGCTATAACTCCCCCTCTCAGCAGGGAGAGTGGGGCGATTCCGGATCTTTCGAGATGCCCTACGCGTCGCAGTTCGGGGCCGAAGCGGAATCAGGACCCAGCGCTCCCGAAGTTTCCCGGGACCGCGTAGAGTTCCACCGTCCGGGCCCTTCCCCGAGCGGAATCCACTCGATGACCGACGCCGGGCTTCCGCGTCGTGACAGGCAGTGGCAGCCGTCCGAGGAAACAGGGACGCAGGGGATGGTCGGGGACCCGGCGCCGCCCAGGGCGCCGGAGCGACCCCGGCAGACACCCCAGCAGCAGGAGGACAGTGCCCCGTGGCAGTCGGAGAACGACCAGCGCTGGCACCGTGCCGAGCGGCTGCGCGACCCGAAGGCCGGTGGGGTCACAACGTCCGGCCTGCCCCGCCGGGTGCCCAAGGCCAATCTGGTCGAGGGCTCCGCGGAGCCGACCGGACAGGGCGGCCCCCAGGTCTCCCGCGCCCCGGAGGACATCCGCGGCAGGCTGAGCAACCTGCGCCGCGGCGTCCAGCGGGGGCGCAGCGCGGGATCCGGGACCCCCGGGCGTGACCAGCATGACCAACAGGGCTTCGGCCCCGGCAGCACCTACGATCAGGAGCGTTAG
- a CDS encoding DUF742 domain-containing protein, with amino-acid sequence MATPPSGYPYAHGQPSEPRGEAPMKRYNFPSAPSRQVRSPQQPEPQQEQQPPRRQPQRPQQQPYTPSYAPPAPQEGSWYDAPSAPRIEPVQPPERPAPEPSSPAGGTHNPLVRPYAMTGGRTRPRYQLAIEALVHTTADSAQLQGQLPEHQRICHLCREIKSVAEISALLAIPLGVSRILVADLAEAGLVAIHQPGGDESAGGQPDVTLLERVLSGLRKL; translated from the coding sequence GTGGCAACGCCCCCTAGCGGATATCCGTACGCCCACGGGCAGCCGTCCGAGCCGCGCGGAGAGGCACCGATGAAGCGCTACAACTTCCCCTCCGCGCCCAGCCGTCAGGTCCGCTCTCCACAGCAGCCGGAGCCGCAGCAGGAGCAGCAGCCCCCGCGGCGGCAGCCGCAGCGGCCTCAGCAACAGCCGTACACGCCCTCCTACGCGCCTCCGGCGCCGCAGGAGGGGTCTTGGTACGACGCGCCCTCCGCGCCCCGTATCGAGCCCGTACAGCCGCCTGAGCGCCCCGCTCCGGAACCTTCCTCCCCCGCGGGCGGCACTCATAACCCTCTGGTGCGCCCGTACGCCATGACTGGGGGCCGGACCCGGCCCCGGTACCAGCTCGCCATCGAGGCGCTGGTGCACACCACGGCCGATTCCGCTCAGCTCCAGGGCCAACTGCCCGAGCACCAGCGGATCTGCCATCTGTGCCGCGAGATCAAGTCGGTCGCCGAGATCTCCGCACTGCTCGCCATTCCCCTCGGCGTGTCCCGGATCCTCGTAGCCGACCTGGCCGAGGCGGGGCTCGTCGCCATTCATCAGCCGGGCGGCGACGAGTCCGCCGGCGGTCAGCCTGACGTGACACTGCTCGAAAGGGTGCTCAGTGGACTTCGCAAGCTCTAG
- a CDS encoding roadblock/LC7 domain-containing protein yields MSQAAQNLNWLITNFVDNTPGVSHTVVVSADGLLLAMSEGFPRDRADQLAAVASGLTSLTSGASRIFEGGVVNQTVVEMERGFLFIMSISDGSSLAVLAHPECDIGLVGYEMALLVDRAGNVLTPDLRAELQGSLLN; encoded by the coding sequence ATGAGCCAGGCGGCGCAGAACCTGAACTGGTTGATCACCAACTTCGTGGACAACACCCCCGGGGTGTCCCACACCGTGGTGGTCTCCGCCGACGGACTCCTTCTGGCGATGTCCGAAGGCTTCCCCCGTGACCGAGCCGATCAACTGGCGGCGGTGGCCTCCGGCCTGACCTCGCTCACATCCGGAGCCTCGCGCATCTTCGAAGGCGGCGTGGTCAACCAGACCGTGGTCGAAATGGAACGAGGCTTCCTCTTCATCATGTCGATCTCCGACGGATCCTCCCTCGCCGTGCTCGCCCACCCCGAGTGCGACATCGGCCTCGTCGGCTACGAGATGGCCCTGCTGGTCGATCGCGCGGGCAACGTCCTCACCCCGGATCTCCGCGCGGAATTGCAGGGCAGTCTTCTCAACTAG
- a CDS encoding acyl-CoA carboxylase subunit epsilon yields the protein MSTPSDIADPAAAAAATLVRVEKGHADAEELAAVTAVLLARAAAGTYRTTGSTRPGRSAARWRRLERRPAFSAPHSWQG from the coding sequence GTGAGCACACCGAGCGATATCGCCGATCCCGCCGCCGCGGCGGCGGCCACCCTGGTCCGGGTCGAGAAGGGCCACGCCGACGCCGAGGAGCTCGCCGCGGTCACCGCGGTGCTGCTCGCCCGCGCGGCCGCCGGCACCTACCGCACCACCGGCTCCACCCGCCCGGGCCGCAGCGCCGCCCGCTGGCGCCGTCTGGAGCGCCGCCCGGCGTTCAGCGCGCCGCACAGCTGGCAGGGCTGA
- a CDS encoding GTP-binding protein produces the protein MDFASSSGAPPARATTSAKIVVAGGFGVGKTTFVGAVSEINPLRTEAVMTSASAGIDDLSHVQDKTTTTVAMDFGRITLDDDLILYLFGTPGQDRFWFMWDDLVRGAIGAVVLVDTRRLADCFPAVDYFENSGLPFVIALNGFEGQQPYNPEEVREALQIGPDTPIITTDARHRTEAKSALITLVEHALMARLK, from the coding sequence GTGGACTTCGCAAGCTCTAGCGGCGCTCCCCCCGCCCGCGCGACCACCTCGGCGAAGATCGTGGTGGCGGGCGGCTTCGGCGTGGGCAAGACCACGTTCGTCGGCGCGGTCTCGGAGATCAACCCGCTGCGCACCGAAGCCGTGATGACCTCCGCCTCGGCGGGGATCGACGATCTGAGCCATGTCCAGGACAAGACCACGACGACCGTGGCGATGGACTTCGGCCGCATCACGCTCGACGACGATCTCATCCTGTACCTGTTCGGCACGCCGGGCCAGGACCGCTTCTGGTTCATGTGGGACGACCTGGTGCGCGGCGCGATCGGTGCCGTGGTGCTGGTCGACACCCGCCGGCTCGCCGACTGCTTCCCCGCGGTCGACTACTTCGAGAACTCCGGGCTGCCCTTCGTCATCGCCCTCAACGGCTTCGAGGGCCAGCAGCCCTACAACCCCGAAGAGGTCCGCGAGGCCCTGCAGATCGGCCCGGACACCCCCATCATCACCACGGACGCGCGCCACCGCACCGAGGCCAAGAGCGCTCTCATCACCCTGGTCGAGCATGCGCTGATGGCCCGTCTCAAGTAG
- a CDS encoding roadblock/LC7 domain-containing protein — translation MSPMSQAAQNLNWLITNFVDNTPGVSHTVVVSADGLLLAMSEGFPRDRADQLAAVASGLTSLTAGASRIFEGGMVNQTVVEMERGFLFIMSISDGSSLAVLAHPECDIGLVGYEMALLVDRAGSVLTPDLRAELQGSLLN, via the coding sequence TTGAGCCCGATGAGCCAGGCGGCGCAGAATCTGAACTGGTTGATCACGAACTTCGTGGACAACACCCCCGGGGTGTCCCACACGGTCGTGGTCTCCGCCGACGGACTCCTTCTGGCGATGTCCGAAGGCTTCCCCCGTGACCGGGCCGATCAATTGGCGGCGGTGGCTTCCGGCCTGACCTCGCTCACCGCCGGAGCCTCCCGCATCTTCGAAGGCGGCATGGTCAACCAGACCGTCGTCGAAATGGAACGAGGCTTTCTCTTCATCATGTCCATCTCCGACGGCTCCTCCCTCGCCGTGCTCGCCCACCCTGAGTGCGACATCGGCCTCGTCGGCTACGAGATGGCCCTGCTGGTCGACCGCGCGGGCAGCGTGCTCACCCCCGACCTGCGTGCCGAGCTGCAGGGCAGCCTGTTGAACTGA
- the cimA gene encoding citramalate synthase, with protein sequence MKDLPDDGFHVFDTTLRDGAQREGINLTVADKLTIARHLDDFGVGFIEGGWPGANPRDTEFFARARAEIDFQHAQLVAFGATRKAGARAEDDRQVKALLESGAPVITLVAKSHDRHVELALRTTLEENLAMVRETVAYLRSQGRRVFLDCEHFFDGYRANADYAKQVVSAAHEAGAEVVILCDTNGGMLPGQIDAVVRTVRADTGARLGIHAQDDTGCAVANTLAAVDAGATHVQCTANGYGERVGNANLFPVVAALELKYGRRVLPEGALEEMTRISHAIAEVVNLTPSTHQPYVGVSAFAHKAGLHASAIKVDPDLYQHIDPERVGNTMRMLVSDMAGRASIELKGKELGIDLGDDRALVGRIVERVKERELAGYTYEAADASFELLLRQEVDGRPRRYFRVESWRAIVEDRPDGTHANEATVKLWAKGERIVATAEGNGPVNALDRALRVGLERIYPQLATMELVDYKVRILEGKHGTESTTRVLVSTADGQEEWSTVGVGENVIAASWQALDDAYAYGLLRAGVDPQE encoded by the coding sequence ATGAAGGATCTGCCCGACGACGGTTTCCATGTCTTCGACACCACCCTGCGCGACGGAGCGCAGCGCGAAGGCATCAACCTGACGGTCGCGGACAAGCTGACCATCGCCCGTCACCTGGACGACTTCGGCGTGGGCTTCATCGAGGGCGGCTGGCCCGGCGCCAACCCGCGCGACACGGAGTTCTTCGCCCGGGCCCGCGCGGAAATCGACTTCCAGCACGCCCAGCTGGTGGCGTTCGGCGCCACCCGCAAGGCGGGGGCACGCGCCGAGGACGACCGCCAGGTCAAGGCGCTGCTGGAGTCCGGGGCGCCGGTGATCACCCTGGTGGCGAAGTCCCACGACCGCCATGTGGAGCTGGCCCTGCGCACCACGCTCGAGGAGAACCTCGCGATGGTCCGCGAGACCGTCGCCTACCTGCGGTCCCAGGGCCGCCGGGTCTTCCTCGACTGTGAGCACTTCTTCGACGGCTACCGCGCCAACGCGGACTACGCCAAGCAGGTCGTCTCCGCCGCCCACGAGGCGGGCGCCGAGGTGGTGATCCTCTGCGACACCAACGGCGGCATGCTCCCCGGCCAGATCGACGCGGTGGTCCGCACCGTACGGGCCGACACCGGCGCCCGGCTGGGCATCCACGCCCAGGACGACACCGGCTGCGCGGTCGCCAACACCCTCGCCGCCGTGGACGCGGGCGCCACCCACGTCCAGTGCACGGCCAACGGCTACGGCGAGCGGGTGGGCAACGCCAACCTCTTCCCGGTCGTCGCGGCCCTCGAGCTCAAGTACGGCCGCCGGGTGCTGCCGGAGGGCGCCCTGGAGGAGATGACCCGGATCTCGCACGCGATCGCCGAGGTCGTCAATCTGACGCCCTCCACTCACCAGCCCTATGTGGGCGTTTCCGCCTTCGCCCACAAGGCCGGACTCCACGCCTCCGCGATCAAGGTCGACCCGGATCTGTACCAGCACATCGACCCCGAGCGGGTCGGCAACACCATGCGGATGCTCGTCTCCGACATGGCCGGCCGGGCGTCGATCGAGCTCAAGGGCAAGGAGCTGGGCATCGACCTCGGCGACGACCGCGCCCTGGTGGGCCGGATCGTCGAGCGGGTCAAGGAGCGCGAGCTCGCGGGCTACACCTACGAGGCCGCCGACGCCTCCTTCGAGCTGCTGCTGCGCCAGGAGGTCGACGGCCGCCCCCGCCGCTACTTCCGGGTCGAGTCCTGGCGGGCGATCGTCGAGGACCGCCCGGACGGCACCCATGCCAACGAGGCCACCGTGAAGCTGTGGGCCAAGGGCGAGCGCATCGTCGCCACGGCGGAGGGCAACGGCCCGGTCAACGCCCTGGACCGGGCGCTGCGGGTGGGGCTGGAGCGGATCTACCCGCAGCTCGCGACGATGGAGCTGGTGGACTACAAAGTCCGCATCCTGGAAGGCAAGCACGGCACCGAGTCCACGACCCGGGTGCTGGTCTCCACGGCCGACGGCCAGGAGGAGTGGTCGACGGTCGGCGTCGGCGAGAACGTGATCGCCGCGTCCTGGCAGGCCCTGGACGACGCCTACGCCTACGGGCTGCTGCGGGCCGGGGTGGACCCGCAGGAGTGA
- a CDS encoding acyl-CoA carboxylase subunit beta — protein sequence MTNLEGAPAEASDVRGRVAELHAIREQARRGPSERATEAQKAKGKLTARERIDLLLDEGSFNEVEPLRRHRATGFGLEAKKPYTDGVVTGWGTVHGRTVFVYAHDFRIFGGALGEAHATKIHKIMDMAISAGAPLVSLNDGAGARIQEGVSALAGYGGIFQRNTKASGVIPQISVMLGPCAGGAAYSPALTDFVFMVRETSQMFITGPDVVQAVTGEKVSQNGLGGADVHAETSGVCHFAYDDEETCLEEVRYLLSLLPQNNRENPPTVESDDPASRRGDSLLDLVPADGNRPYDMRKVIEEIVDDGEYLEVHERWATNIICAMTRLDGQVVGIIANQPQSLAGVLDIEASEKSARFIQMCDAFNIPLVTFLDVPGFLPGVDQEHGGIIRHGAKMLYAYCNATVPRISVILRKAYGGAYIVMDSQSIGADLTYAWPTNEIAVMGAEGAANVIFRRQIADADDPEAMRARMVKEYKSELMHPYYAAERGLVDDVIDPAETREVLIRSLAMLRDKHADLPSRKHGNPPQ from the coding sequence ATGACCAATCTCGAAGGTGCGCCTGCTGAGGCGAGTGACGTTCGCGGGCGCGTCGCCGAGCTGCACGCGATTCGCGAGCAGGCTCGGCGCGGCCCGAGCGAGCGGGCGACCGAGGCCCAGAAGGCCAAGGGGAAGCTGACGGCTCGCGAGCGGATCGATCTGCTGCTTGACGAGGGGTCCTTCAACGAAGTGGAGCCGCTGCGGCGGCATCGTGCGACCGGGTTCGGCCTGGAGGCGAAGAAGCCTTACACCGACGGGGTCGTCACCGGCTGGGGGACCGTCCACGGACGGACGGTGTTCGTCTACGCACACGATTTCCGGATCTTCGGCGGGGCGCTGGGGGAGGCCCACGCGACCAAGATCCACAAGATCATGGACATGGCCATTTCGGCCGGGGCGCCGCTGGTGTCCCTCAACGACGGCGCCGGTGCCCGTATCCAGGAGGGCGTCTCGGCGCTCGCCGGATACGGCGGCATCTTCCAGCGGAACACCAAGGCGTCCGGCGTCATCCCCCAGATCAGCGTGATGCTCGGCCCGTGCGCGGGCGGGGCGGCGTACTCCCCGGCGCTGACGGACTTCGTCTTCATGGTCCGGGAGACCTCTCAGATGTTCATCACCGGACCCGATGTGGTCCAGGCGGTGACCGGCGAGAAGGTCAGCCAGAACGGACTGGGCGGCGCGGATGTGCACGCCGAGACCTCGGGTGTGTGCCACTTCGCCTACGACGACGAGGAGACGTGCCTGGAGGAGGTGCGCTACCTCCTGTCGCTGCTGCCGCAGAACAACCGGGAGAACCCGCCGACCGTCGAGTCCGACGACCCGGCCTCCCGGCGCGGCGACTCGCTGCTGGACCTCGTCCCGGCCGACGGCAACCGGCCGTACGACATGCGCAAGGTCATCGAGGAGATCGTCGACGACGGCGAGTACCTCGAGGTCCACGAGCGCTGGGCGACCAACATCATCTGTGCGATGACCCGGCTCGACGGCCAGGTCGTCGGCATCATCGCCAACCAGCCGCAGTCGCTGGCCGGTGTGCTGGACATCGAGGCGTCGGAGAAGTCCGCGCGCTTCATCCAGATGTGCGACGCCTTCAACATCCCGCTGGTCACCTTCCTCGACGTGCCCGGCTTCCTGCCCGGTGTGGACCAGGAGCACGGCGGGATCATCCGGCACGGCGCCAAGATGCTGTACGCGTACTGCAACGCCACCGTGCCGCGGATCTCCGTCATCCTGCGCAAGGCGTACGGCGGTGCGTACATCGTCATGGACTCCCAGTCCATCGGTGCCGACCTGACCTACGCCTGGCCCACCAACGAGATCGCGGTGATGGGTGCCGAGGGCGCCGCCAACGTGATCTTCCGCCGTCAGATCGCCGACGCCGACGACCCCGAGGCCATGCGCGCCCGCATGGTCAAGGAGTACAAGTCCGAGCTGATGCACCCGTACTACGCGGCCGAGCGGGGGCTGGTCGACGATGTGATCGACCCGGCCGAAACCCGCGAGGTCCTGATCCGGTCGCTGGCGATGCTGCGCGACAAGCACGCCGACCTGCCGTCCCGTAAGCACGGCAACCCGCCGCAGTAG